One window from the genome of Nicotiana tomentosiformis chromosome 5, ASM39032v3, whole genome shotgun sequence encodes:
- the LOC138891726 gene encoding uncharacterized protein: MASYPYFTRSKGSVSMASESHLPIIEPEDSPVSAIPQSESAATEENRRLRVRMLEMWDAWSNGKELPSIIPGFPEPLPRTSGISNVPIPVTNPFIPFGYPTISANFTGMPSEVRPQAPFSGVPSTLFTAPPVSTMEQPTVPRPCFEPSAFTFQVPQFQLDNAHVTPNSYPQHQQFESPMEQERAMRNLEQEEMVRKMKSLEKGLKNMQGLSGQKSISYSDLCMFPHVHLPVGFKMPKFKKYDGHEDPIAHLKRYCNQLRGAGGKELLMAYFGESLTGIASEWYINHDISHWHIWDDLDRDFVRQFQYNIDIAPDKNSLTNFKKKTTESFREYAIKWREQASRVKSPMDEAEMVNVFLQAQEADYFQNMMSAMGKPFAEAIKIGEMVENGLKTGRIISQSALRATSQAIQNGSGGLANRKTREEGALMTSGLRGPLRSPDHSYLPSRTPQHYYPHQDAAYAVALPPYAVMNVQPYARPQQHYNQNRAPPPRNNHPYQAPYNPRPP; this comes from the coding sequence ATGGCTTCCTATCCTTACTTCACGAGATCTAAAGGCAGTGTATCTATGGCCTCTGAAAGTCATCTACCAATTATTGAGCCTGAGGATAGTCCTGTATCGGCTATTCCACAGTCAGAGTCTGCAGCCACTGAGGAAAATAGGAGGCTACGCGTCCGCATGTTAGAAATGTGGGACGCTTGGTCTAATGGCAAAGAACTGCCCAGTATAATCCCCGGATTTCCTGAACCGCTTCCCAGGACGAGTGGGATCTCTAATGTCCCCATCCCCGTAACAAACCCATTCATCCCGTTTGGGTACCCCACTATATCGGCCAATTTCACCGGTATGCCTTCTGAGGTTCGCCCCCAGGCACCGTTTTCAGGGGTACCTTCTACATTATTCACTGCACCACCAGTCTCTACTATGGAACAACCAACAGTTCCCAGGCCATGCTTCGAGCCTTCAGCTTTCACTTTTCAAGTCCCGCAATTTCAGCTAGACAACGCTCATGTTACCCCAAACTCTTACCCTCAACACCAGCAGTTTGAGTCTCCTATGGAACAGGAAAGAGCTATGAGAAACCTCGAGCAAGAAGAGATGGTTCGGAAGATGAAAAGCCTCGAAAAAGgtctgaagaacatgcaaggTCTGAGTGGCCAAAAGAGTATCTCCTACTCCGATCTGTGTATGTTTCCTCATGTTCATTTGCCCGTTGGTTTTAAAAtgccaaaattcaaaaaatacgaCGGGCACGAAGACCCGATCGCTCATTTGAAAAGATATTGCAATCAGTTGAGAGGGGCAGGTGGAAAAGAACTTTTGATGGCCTATTTCGGGGAGAGCTTGACGGGAATTGCGTCAGAATGGTACATAAATCACGACATCTCCCATTGGCATATATGGGATGACTTGGACCGAGATTTCGTCAGGCAATTTCAATACAATATTGATATAGCTCCAGATAAGAATTCTCTGACCAATTTTAAGAAGAAAACCACGGAAAGCTTCCGTGAATATGCTATCAAGTGGCGTGAGCAAGCATCCAGAGTGAAATCGCCTATGGATGAGGCAGAAATGGTCAATGTTTTCTTGCAGGCCCAAGAGGCCGATTACTTTCAAAACATGATGTCTGCAATGGGCAAACCTTTTGCAGAGGCCATAAAAATCGgagaaatggtagaaaatggcTTGAAAACTGGCCGAATCATAAGTCAATCTGCTTTGAGAGCCACCTCCCAAGCCATCCAGAATGGCTCGGGAGGTTTAGCAAATCGAAAGACGAGGGAAGAAGGAGCCTTGATGACTTCAGGTTTGAGAGGCCCACTCCGATCCCCCGATCATTCTTACCTTCCTTCCAGAACCCCACAACACTACTACCCCCATCAAGATGCAGCATATGCCGTGGCACTGCCTCCATATGCGGTGATGAATGTCCAACCTTATGCACGGCCACAACAACACTAcaaccaaaatcgagctccacctcccagaaataaccatccttaccaagctccatataacccCCGTCCCCCATAA